A single region of the Asterias amurensis chromosome 19, ASM3211899v1 genome encodes:
- the LOC139951583 gene encoding histone H2A-like — MTGRGKGGKARSKAKSRSSRAGLQFPVGRVHRFLRKGNYAHRVGAGAPVYLAAVMEYLAAEILELAGNAARDNKKTRINPRHLQLAIRNDEELNKLLSGVTIAQGGVLPNIQAVLLPKKSAAAKAGKKSSQSMEY, encoded by the coding sequence ATGACCGGACGTGGAAAAGGAGGAAAAGCCCGCTCCAAGGCCAAGAGCCGCTCTTCAAGAGCCGGGCTTCAGTTCCCCGTGGGCCGTGTCCACCGTTTCCTTCGCAAGGGAAACTATGCCCACCGAGTAGGAGCCGGTGCCCCGGTCTACTTGGCTGCCGTCATGGAGTACTTGGCCGCTGAGATCCTCGAGTTGGCCGGTAACGCCGCCCGTGACAACAAGAAGACGAGAATCAACCCCCGTCACTTGCAACTCGCCATCCGCAACGACGAAGAGTTGAACAAGCTTCTCAGTGGAGTCACCATCGCCCAGGGAGGTGTACTGCCCAACATCCAGGCTGTACTTCTGCCCAAGAAGAGCGCTGCTGCCAAGGCCGGCAAGAAGTCTTCGCAGTCCATGGAGTATTAA